One window from the genome of Chroococcidiopsis sp. TS-821 encodes:
- a CDS encoding TIM barrel protein, whose product MQRIRVANAPCSWGDLGVQGLEGESIGYQQMLDELVETGYIGTDLGDWGYMPTDPERLTAELERRNLTIVSGYVPVSLKNPESHQQAESQALKIARLLSAVAQTSNSQTIRPFMVVMDEIGAVPVRTQNAGRIEPNMELSEEEWRTCIEGAQRIARTIRDETGMRTTFHHHCASYLETPKEISHFLEQTDPDLIGLTLDTGHYAYGAATNDKRCVLEAFERFGDRIWHVHFKDCDLKIAQAARDRGWDYFEAVRRGLFCELGKGGVDFPAVVSWLREHDYDGWIVVEQDVLPGMGTPKESAQRNREYLKKLGL is encoded by the coding sequence ATGCAGAGAATTCGGGTTGCTAATGCCCCTTGTTCTTGGGGTGATTTGGGAGTACAAGGGCTTGAGGGTGAAAGTATTGGTTATCAGCAAATGCTGGATGAGCTAGTAGAAACTGGTTACATTGGCACTGACTTGGGCGACTGGGGATATATGCCTACAGATCCAGAACGGTTAACAGCTGAACTTGAGCGTCGCAATCTGACAATCGTTAGTGGCTATGTGCCTGTATCGCTTAAAAATCCAGAATCGCACCAGCAAGCTGAATCGCAAGCGCTCAAAATTGCCCGACTGCTATCAGCAGTGGCACAGACGAGCAACAGTCAAACCATACGTCCTTTCATGGTCGTGATGGATGAAATTGGTGCTGTTCCTGTACGCACGCAGAACGCAGGAAGAATTGAACCTAACATGGAGTTGAGTGAAGAGGAGTGGCGTACTTGCATTGAGGGTGCCCAACGGATCGCACGTACAATTCGCGATGAGACAGGAATGCGAACGACATTCCACCATCATTGTGCTTCTTATTTGGAAACTCCGAAAGAAATTAGTCACTTTTTAGAGCAAACTGACCCAGACTTAATTGGGTTAACTTTAGATACAGGGCACTATGCTTACGGCGCAGCAACAAATGATAAACGGTGCGTGTTAGAAGCTTTTGAGCGTTTTGGCGATCGCATCTGGCACGTCCATTTTAAAGACTGTGACTTGAAAATAGCGCAAGCAGCCCGCGATCGAGGTTGGGATTATTTCGAGGCAGTGCGTCGCGGGTTATTCTGCGAGCTTGGTAAAGGCGGAGTTGATTTTCCCGCGGTTGTTTCTTGGTTGCGCGAACACGACTACGACGGTTGGATTGTTGTCGAACAAGATGTGCTTCC